CCTGATCATCAAGGTCAGACTCCAGCCCTTCGTGGCCCTCCTCGCCGTCTCCATAACCGTCGGCCTGCTCGCCGGCCTCTCCGTCACCGAGCTCTTCGGCACGGTCCAGCGCTCCGACGCCGTCTCCACCATCGAGTCCGGCATGGGCGGCATCCTCGGCCATGTCGCGATCATCATCGGCCTGGGCACGATGCTCGGCGCGATCCTCGAAGTCAGCGGCGGGGCCGAGGTGTTGGCGTCCCGGCTGCTGAACCTCTTCGGTGAGAAGCGAGCGCCCCTCGCCATGGGCCTCACCGGCCTGATCTTCGGCATCCCGGTCTTCTTCGACGTCGGCATCTTCGTCCTCGCGCCGATCGTGTACGCGGCCGCCAAGCGCGGCGGCAAGTCGATCCTGCTGTACTGCCTGCCGCTGCTCGCGGGCCTGTCGATGACCCACGCGTTCCTGCCGCCGCACCCCGGTCCGGTGGCCGCGGCCGGTCTGCTCCACGTCCAGCTCGGCTGGGTCATCCTCATGGGCATCGTCTGCGGCATCCCCGCCGTGCTCGCCGCGTGGGCCTACGCCGCCTGGGTCGGCAAGCGGATCTTCGTCGCCGTACCGCAGGACATGGTCGAGGCGGCGGCCGAGGCGAAGCAGGCCGTCATCGACGAACAGCGGGAGTCCGGTGTCGTACCGCAGGAGAAGCCGGTGTCGCTGGGCACGGTCCTCGCGATCATCGGTACGCCCCTCGTCCTGATCCTCGCGGCCACCTTCTCGTCGATCGCCTTCGACCCGTCGACGGGTCGCTCGGTGGTCGAGTTCTTCGGCAGCCCCTTCGTAG
The nucleotide sequence above comes from Streptomyces sp. N50. Encoded proteins:
- a CDS encoding gluconate:H+ symporter — translated: MSLPLAATAPATPPHTGGLLLLLDGTAGLLTVAALGIALLLFLIIKVRLQPFVALLAVSITVGLLAGLSVTELFGTVQRSDAVSTIESGMGGILGHVAIIIGLGTMLGAILEVSGGAEVLASRLLNLFGEKRAPLAMGLTGLIFGIPVFFDVGIFVLAPIVYAAAKRGGKSILLYCLPLLAGLSMTHAFLPPHPGPVAAAGLLHVQLGWVILMGIVCGIPAVLAAWAYAAWVGKRIFVAVPQDMVEAAAEAKQAVIDEQRESGVVPQEKPVSLGTVLAIIGTPLVLILAATFSSIAFDPSTGRSVVEFFGSPFVALTIALLLAYYLLGLRRGWSRKSLETVSTASLKPVGNIILVVGAGGVFGAVLKASGVAQALSDTFHDVGLPVLVLSYLISLVLRVAQGSATVAIVTTAGIVAPLLAEGDHSQAFVALVIMAISAGSIFASHVNDGGFWMVAKYFGISERDTLKTWTVLESVLSVAGFAVAAVLSVFV